In a genomic window of Amphiprion ocellaris isolate individual 3 ecotype Okinawa chromosome 13, ASM2253959v1, whole genome shotgun sequence:
- the frmpd3 gene encoding FERM and PDZ domain-containing protein 3 isoform X2, with translation MAKVQDGHTNACDSTAMLEESQDGMDSGTLSPASARQVTIQRHPTQGFGFVAGSQRPVIVRSVSADGPSFGKLLPGDQILAINEETVSDAPRERVIDLVRRCKDTIVLTVLQPHQSPKSAFISAAKKARLRTNPPKVRFSEQVSISDPDSTMLKDDSLLLIPNVLKVFLENGQIKSFTFDSRTTVRDVISSLQDRLSLRYIEHFALVLEAGGLDQNQRLHLLQENQPLTHVVHRTYFQGMKCLFRICFFPKDPADLLRRDPAAFEYLYIQSRNDVIKERFSMDWKSDITLRLAALHIYITVSSARPNQKISLKHVEKEWGLEPFLPLTLLPTVKEKNVCKTLSQLLKTYQHPPPSGNKVPPLQGKLQYMRVLNDLPPFGGILFHTVGLDEKQSATTLLVGPRHGISHVIDLKNNLTTVLTEFSRVSKIQLYRESQGVARVEVTIHEAKPLVLLMEWPDASNFACLISGYYKLFVDPKRTIYFRTPGQSQLTKADYRSSHNAHPRSGATSMPSGGRRGDERDSSHRESGSSRAVVPAEPQHLGLCHVHLREQQHFQELQTQAEAELDINENFISQEPSGRPRTKSDPTQHSTEEITGGLESPAVENAGFRIRAQTVGQSQKTSRYFCDSCKARLRAEGLSTGVNSSGSSGKHCSGACASRNGGAVDLMALPPPGNEEEDEEEVDGGGEKLQPPPPAIAAPPPGFRDNSSDEDDQKRGRKAQTSATAGVACGKLAEAKEDVPVTLIDNVATRTVRDHAQELDDALVSTLQALEALAASEDYPHHPQQPTQTAGLIVLAAITPESSLDSGHETNSSELTDVSEMVSAMKQNQNQAYLLAHHINKERILCRRDFPLAIPGCTAKTIGSGAFSVGQIRAGCPPKQVILSKTVPFKVSPNQESAILSVMTEQGSNQDTTQTEQKAEIKANSESTKANTPDPPSKPPEELKVSDASLAAQVSKDHKLSNSSAETLSQNLSDGIKGKTTGLLNTDATNKALPILLPVDRTASAKSSPSNMCQDAKTASSKTMKPSSSTELLPVDDLFCTCPVQQEPGPQLRLKDPQVQKIVVFQSSSPTDDERLQAKGLQLANSKENAVRAGVDPSLAKPSPQIQTKYSPRLPSKAERKEAAESKTESAQGKSHPESQKCPIKSLPILDDPTTPSPSVDKVSTLPARDTKKQGSGKGKSQRSAPFLSFRNLLSATFPARMRRETDERRAQLQKVRQYELEFLEELLKPKSSQGEFLPQGSSPVPSGTPCACQLRTSPVLKAPGISREQRRSCDCKRMCRGMRLPDTPVGSTTETQNRGRERTISKTPPAVSKAPHAQGATRRPQTLEIKTTRIRSTSLESREPRGEQGSCLPTCTSETDCMGAPQYKKLQRRYSIGELDNSTSTPVYAEVKPKAKSLEKEMERVRATGLRLPTPVEPVHTQSHQAEGKGKRGVFFIQGEELLRESKEGTGEVLLTLPCEDSDDKDKCCSFCFCYRKCEAADESSEKDELSYSIPLQVLPGMELDSRTFPVVSKTLQVLNAEDCSGEEEEEEEEEPQAQEIDLRACGTLEGSLARVQDLQGKTFSLPDGFLNAQLDANELLAILRQCANSPQAEGEARLQPSRIAEYKQELAVRFKEFRASCRRVASVEKSPTRMLAVVSASFQVLCELTQTFIKLVRGVRSETQRLQLLRKVEEVAINYTLLLRAAEESMGHSSSLPTKTVSPQVSSNTNNMSSLTRPIKTLPAQ, from the exons ATGGCCAAGGTCCAGGATGGACACACGAACGCATGTGACAG CACTGCAATGTTAGAGGAGAGCCAGGATGGTATGGACAGTGGTACCCTAAGTCCTGCCTCAGCTCGACAGGTCACCATCCAGCGCCACCCAACACAAGGCTTTGGCTTCGTTGCAGGCAGCCAGCGGCCTGTCATTGTACGCTCCGTCTCTGCTG ACGGCCCCTCCTTTGGCAAGCTTCTTCCCGGAGACCAGATCTTGGCCATTAACGAGGAGACGGTGAGCGACGCCCCCCGAGAGAGAGTCATAGACCTTGTAAG ACGCTGCAAAGACACTATAgttctcactgtgctgcagccCCATCAG TCACCTAAGTCCGCCTTCATAAGTGCAGCCAAAAAGGCCCGCCTGCGAACTAACCCGCCTAAAGTGCGCTTTTCAGAGCAAGTGTCCATCAGCGACCCAGACTCA ACAATGCTCAAGGACGACTCCTTGCTACTCATACCAAATGTGTTGAAGGTGTTCTTGGAGAATGGACAGATCAAGTCCTTTACGTTTGATAGCCGTACCACTGTTAGG GATGTGATCTCCTCACTGCAGGACCGTCTCTCCCTGCGCTACATCGAGCACTTTGCCTTGGTGCTGGAGGCAGGTGGTCTGGACCAGAATCAGAGGTTGCATCTCCTGCAGGAGAACCAGCCACTGACACAT GTGGTGCATAGAACCTATTTCCAAGGGATGAAGTGTCTGTTCCGCATCTGCTTCTTCCCCAAGGACCCTGCAGACCTGCTAAGAAGGGACCCTGCTGCATTTGAGTACCTCTATATACAG AGTCGCAATGACGTCATCAAGGAGCGCTTTAGCATGGACTGGAAATCTGACATCACGTTACGATTGGCCGCACTACATATCTACATCACTGTGTCCTCTGCAAGGCCCAATCAGAAGATCTCTCTCAAGCATGTCGA AAAGGAGTGGGGACTAGAACCTTTTCTTCCACTCACTCTGCTTCCAACAGTGAAGGAGAAGAATGTGTGTAAAACCTTGTCTCAGTTGCTGAAGACCTATCAGCATCCACCACCATCAGGCAACAAG GTCCCTCCACTCCAAGGAAAGCTACAGTACATGCGTGTACTCAATGACCTCCCGCCTTTTGGTGGAATACTCTTCCACACAGTTGGACTG gATGAGAAACAATCAGCTACCACACTACTGGTGGGCCCCCGACATGGCATTAGTCATGTGATTGACCTGAAGAACAACCTCACAACAGTTCTGACTGAGTTCAGTAGGGTTTCCAAGATCCAGCTCTACCGAGAGAGTCAAGGAGTGGCTCGTGTGGAGGTGACAATTCATGAGGCCAAG CCCCTGGTGCTACTCATGGAATGGCCTGATGCCAGTAACTTTGCGTGCCTCATCTCTGGCTACTACAAGCTCTTTGTAGACCCTAAACGGACCATCTACTTTCGTACCCCTGGTCAGTCTCAGCTGACCAAGGCAG ATTACAGAAGCTCCCACAATGCTCACCCACGATCTGGTGCAACCAGCATGCCAAGTGGAGGGCGGCGAGGGGACGAGAGGGACAGCTCACACAGGGAGTCAGGTTCTTCAAGAGCCGTAGTTCCTGCAGAGCCTCAGCACCTAGGCCTGTGTCATGTCCACCTCCGAGAACAACAACATTTTCAGGAGTTACAAACACAGGCTGAAGCTGAACTTGACATCAATGAGAACTTTATTTCTCAGGAGCCCTCTGGACGGCCCCGCACCAAATCAGATCCCACCCAGCATAGTACAGAGGAAATAACTGGTGGTTTGGAGAGCCCAGCAGTAGAGAATGCAGGATTTAGAATCCGAGCCCAAACAGTGGGTCAGTCCCAGAAAACTTCACGATACTTCTGTGACTCTTGCAAAGCTAGACTTCGGGCAGAAGGACTGTCAACAGGGGTGAACTCGAGTGGGAGCTCGGGAAAACATTGTTCCGGTGCTTGTGCCTCCCGAAATGGAGGTGCTGTGGACCTCATGGCCCTTCCACCCCCTGggaatgaagaggaggatgaggaagaggtaGATGGTGGAGGAGAAAAGCTGCAACCACCACCACCTGCTATTGCTGCCCCGCCACCTGGCTTCAGGGACAACAGTTCTGATGAGGATGACCaaaaaagaggaaggaaggCTCAAACCAGTGCAACTGCTGGAGTTGCCTGTGGGAAACTGGCCGAAGCCAAGGAAGATGTGCCTGTGACACTGATTGATAATGTGGCCACAAGAACTGTCCGAGATCATGCCCAGGAGCTTGATGATGCTCTGGTGTCCACCTTACAGGCTCTTGAGGCCTTGGCAGCCTCTGAGGACTACCCCCATCACCCACAACAGCCCACACAGACTGCAG GGCTGATTGTCTTAGCTGCCATTACACCTGAGTCATCACTGGACTCAGGCCATGAGACCAACTCCTCTGAATTGACAGATGTTTCTGAAATGGTGTCGGCTAtgaagcagaaccagaaccaggctTACCTGCTGGCTCACCATATCAACAAGGAACGTATCCTCTGCCGCCGTGACTTTCCCCTTGCTATCCCTGGATGCACTGCGAAGACCATAGGGAGTGGAGCCTTCTCTGTGGGGCAGATTCGTGCTGGCTGTCCACCCAAGCAAGTAATCCTCAGCAAGACTGTTCCCTTTAAAGTCAGCCCCAACCAAGAATCGGCAATACTCAGTGTTATGACAGAGCAGGGGAGCAATCAAGACACTACTCAGACTGAacagaaagcagaaataaaagcaaactcCGAGTCCACCAAAGCAAATACTCCTGATCCCCCTTCAAAGCCACCTGAAGAACTTAAAGTGTCTGATGCTTCACTGGCAGCTCAAGTCAGTAAAGATCACAAGTTATCAAATTCTTCAGCGGAGACGCTGAGCCAAAATCTTTCTGATGGTATAAAGGGGAAGACAACAGGACTTCTTAATACAGACGCAACAAACAAAGCCTTACCTATCCTCTTGCCTGTGGACAGAACTGCCTCTGCCAAGAGTTCACCCTCTAATATGTGCCAAGATGCCAAGACTGCCTCTAGCAAGACCATGAAGCCTTCAAGCTCTACAGAACTTCTGCCAGTTGATGACCTTTTCTGCACATGCCCAGTACAACAGGAGCCTGGCCCTCAACTAAGACTAAAAGACCCACAGGTTCAGAAGATAGTGGTGTTTCAATCCTCCTCGCCCACAGACGATGAGCGTCTTCAGGCCAAAGGCCTCCAGCTGGCTAACAGCAAAGAGAATGCAGTGAGAGCAGGAGTAGATCCTAGTTTAGCAAAACCAAGCCCACAAATACAAACCAAGTACTCCCCTCGTTTGCCCtcaaaagcagagagaaaagaagcagcTGAAAGCAAGACTGAGAGTGCCCAGGGCAAATCCCACCCTGAGTCACAGAAATGCCCCATAAAATCATTACCTATTTTAGATGATCCAACCACCCCTAGCCCTTCTGTGGACAAAGTCTCCACTCTTCCagccagagacacaaaaaagcaaGGCAGTGGTAAGGGAAAGTCCCAGCGCAGTGCTCCTTTCTTGAGCTTTCGAAACCTTCTTTCAGCTACATTTCCAGCAAGAATGCGAAGAGAAACAGATGAGCGAAGGGCTCAGTTGCAGAAAGTCCGCCAATATGAGCTTGAGTTTTTAGAGGAGTTGCTGAAACCCAAGTCATCACAGGGAGAATTTTTGCCCCAAGGATCCTCACCTGTTCCCTCAGGCACTCCTTGTGCCTGCCAGCTCCGCACCAGTCCTGTCCTAAAGGCCCCAGGGATCTCCAGGGAGCAGCGACGCAGTTGTGATTGCAAGCGAATGTGCAGGGGCATGCGGCTACCTGACACGCCAGTTGGTtccacaacagagacacaaaacagaggcagagagagaactATCTCGAAGACTCCTCCAGCAGTCTCCAAAGCCCCTCACGCTCAAGGTGCAACAAGGAGACCTCAGACCTTAGAGATTAAGACTACACGAATACGATCTACCAGCCTTGAGTCAAGAGAGCCTCGGGGAGAACAGGGCTCCTGCTTGCCCACCTGTACTTCGGAAACAGATTGCATGGGAGCTCCACAGTATAAGAAGCTTCAGAGGCGATACAGCATTGGAGAGCTCGATAACAGCACGAGCACACCTGTGTATGCTGAGGTGAAGCCCAAAGCAAAGAGTCTGGAAAAGGAGATGGAGAGAGTGAGGGCCACAGGCCTGAGGCTCCCCACCCCAGTAGAGCCAGTCCACACTCAGTCTCACCAGGCAGAGGGGAAGGGGAAAAGGggtgtgtttttcattcaggGAGAGGAACTTCTGCGTGAAAGCAAAGAAGGGACTGGGGAGGTGTTGCTCACCCTGCCCTGTGAAGACAGTGATGACAAGGATAAATGCTGCTCATTCTGTTTCTGCTACAGGAAATGTGAGGCAGCAGATGAAAGCAGCGAGAAAGATGAACTTTCATACTCCATACCCCTTCAAGTCCTTCCAGGCATGGAGCTGGACTCACGTACCTTCCCAGTCGTAAGTAAAACGCTCCAAGTTCTTAATGCAGAGGACTGCAGtggggaggaagaagaggaggaagaggaggagccacAGGCTCAGGAGATTGACCTAAGAGCCTGTGGTACACTGGAGGGAAGTCTAGCACGAGTACAGGATCTGCAGGGGAAAACATTCAGCCTGCCTGATGGTTTCCTAAATGCCCAACTGGATGCTAATGAATTGCTAGCTATCCTGCGCCAATGTGCTAACAGCCCCCAAGCTGAGGGTGAGGCACGTCTTCAGCCCTCACGGATTGCAGAGTACAAACAGGAGCTGGCAGTGCGCTTCAAAGAATTCAGAGCATCGTGTCGGAGAGTGGCAAGTGTTGAAAAAAGCCCAACACGTATGCTCGCTGTTGTCTCAGCTAGCTTTCAAGTGTTGTGTGAACTAACTCAGACTTTCATCAAATTGGTGAGAGGGGTTCGTTCAGAAACCCAAAGGTTGCAGCTGTTGAGAAAAGTCGAGGAAGTAGCTATCAACTACACTTTGCTTCTGCGTGCAGCAGAAGAGTCAATGGGGCATTCAAGCAGCTTGCCAACAAAGACAGTGAGCCCTCAAGTTTCCTCCAACACCAACAACATGAGCTCACTCACTCGACCCATCAAAACTCTGCCTGCCCAATAA
- the frmpd3 gene encoding FERM and PDZ domain-containing protein 3 isoform X4 — MAKVQDGHTNACDSTAMLEESQDGMDSGTLSPASARQVTIQRHPTQGFGFVAGSQRPVIVRSVSADGPSFGKLLPGDQILAINEETVSDAPRERVIDLVRRCKDTIVLTVLQPHQSPKSAFISAAKKARLRTNPPKVRFSEQVSISDPDSTMLKDDSLLLIPNVLKVFLENGQIKSFTFDSRTTVRDVISSLQDRLSLRYIEHFALVLEAGGLDQNQRLHLLQENQPLTHVVHRTYFQGMKCLFRICFFPKDPADLLRRDPAAFEYLYIQSRNDVIKERFSMDWKSDITLRLAALHIYITVSSARPNQKISLKHVEKEWGLEPFLPLTLLPTVKEKNVCKTLSQLLKTYQHPPPSGNKVPPLQGKLQYMRVLNDLPPFGGILFHTVGLDEKQSATTLLVGPRHGISHVIDLKNNLTTVLTEFSRVSKIQLYRESQGVARVEVTIHEAKSPNSPPYHPPQPLVLLMEWPDASNFACLISGYYKLFVDPKRTIYFRTPGQSQLTKAGLIVLAAITPESSLDSGHETNSSELTDVSEMVSAMKQNQNQAYLLAHHINKERILCRRDFPLAIPGCTAKTIGSGAFSVGQIRAGCPPKQVILSKTVPFKVSPNQESAILSVMTEQGSNQDTTQTEQKAEIKANSESTKANTPDPPSKPPEELKVSDASLAAQVSKDHKLSNSSAETLSQNLSDGIKGKTTGLLNTDATNKALPILLPVDRTASAKSSPSNMCQDAKTASSKTMKPSSSTELLPVDDLFCTCPVQQEPGPQLRLKDPQVQKIVVFQSSSPTDDERLQAKGLQLANSKENAVRAGVDPSLAKPSPQIQTKYSPRLPSKAERKEAAESKTESAQGKSHPESQKCPIKSLPILDDPTTPSPSVDKVSTLPARDTKKQGSGKGKSQRSAPFLSFRNLLSATFPARMRRETDERRAQLQKVRQYELEFLEELLKPKSSQGEFLPQGSSPVPSGTPCACQLRTSPVLKAPGISREQRRSCDCKRMCRGMRLPDTPVGSTTETQNRGRERTISKTPPAVSKAPHAQGATRRPQTLEIKTTRIRSTSLESREPRGEQGSCLPTCTSETDCMGAPQYKKLQRRYSIGELDNSTSTPVYAEVKPKAKSLEKEMERVRATGLRLPTPVEPVHTQSHQAEGKGKRGVFFIQGEELLRESKEGTGEVLLTLPCEDSDDKDKCCSFCFCYRKCEAADESSEKDELSYSIPLQVLPGMELDSRTFPVVSKTLQVLNAEDCSGEEEEEEEEEPQAQEIDLRACGTLEGSLARVQDLQGKTFSLPDGFLNAQLDANELLAILRQCANSPQAEGEARLQPSRIAEYKQELAVRFKEFRASCRRVASVEKSPTRMLAVVSASFQVLCELTQTFIKLVRGVRSETQRLQLLRKVEEVAINYTLLLRAAEESMGHSSSLPTKTVSPQVSSNTNNMSSLTRPIKTLPAQ, encoded by the exons ATGGCCAAGGTCCAGGATGGACACACGAACGCATGTGACAG CACTGCAATGTTAGAGGAGAGCCAGGATGGTATGGACAGTGGTACCCTAAGTCCTGCCTCAGCTCGACAGGTCACCATCCAGCGCCACCCAACACAAGGCTTTGGCTTCGTTGCAGGCAGCCAGCGGCCTGTCATTGTACGCTCCGTCTCTGCTG ACGGCCCCTCCTTTGGCAAGCTTCTTCCCGGAGACCAGATCTTGGCCATTAACGAGGAGACGGTGAGCGACGCCCCCCGAGAGAGAGTCATAGACCTTGTAAG ACGCTGCAAAGACACTATAgttctcactgtgctgcagccCCATCAG TCACCTAAGTCCGCCTTCATAAGTGCAGCCAAAAAGGCCCGCCTGCGAACTAACCCGCCTAAAGTGCGCTTTTCAGAGCAAGTGTCCATCAGCGACCCAGACTCA ACAATGCTCAAGGACGACTCCTTGCTACTCATACCAAATGTGTTGAAGGTGTTCTTGGAGAATGGACAGATCAAGTCCTTTACGTTTGATAGCCGTACCACTGTTAGG GATGTGATCTCCTCACTGCAGGACCGTCTCTCCCTGCGCTACATCGAGCACTTTGCCTTGGTGCTGGAGGCAGGTGGTCTGGACCAGAATCAGAGGTTGCATCTCCTGCAGGAGAACCAGCCACTGACACAT GTGGTGCATAGAACCTATTTCCAAGGGATGAAGTGTCTGTTCCGCATCTGCTTCTTCCCCAAGGACCCTGCAGACCTGCTAAGAAGGGACCCTGCTGCATTTGAGTACCTCTATATACAG AGTCGCAATGACGTCATCAAGGAGCGCTTTAGCATGGACTGGAAATCTGACATCACGTTACGATTGGCCGCACTACATATCTACATCACTGTGTCCTCTGCAAGGCCCAATCAGAAGATCTCTCTCAAGCATGTCGA AAAGGAGTGGGGACTAGAACCTTTTCTTCCACTCACTCTGCTTCCAACAGTGAAGGAGAAGAATGTGTGTAAAACCTTGTCTCAGTTGCTGAAGACCTATCAGCATCCACCACCATCAGGCAACAAG GTCCCTCCACTCCAAGGAAAGCTACAGTACATGCGTGTACTCAATGACCTCCCGCCTTTTGGTGGAATACTCTTCCACACAGTTGGACTG gATGAGAAACAATCAGCTACCACACTACTGGTGGGCCCCCGACATGGCATTAGTCATGTGATTGACCTGAAGAACAACCTCACAACAGTTCTGACTGAGTTCAGTAGGGTTTCCAAGATCCAGCTCTACCGAGAGAGTCAAGGAGTGGCTCGTGTGGAGGTGACAATTCATGAGGCCAAG TCTCCTAATTCCCCTCCCTACCACCCCCCACAGCCCCTGGTGCTACTCATGGAATGGCCTGATGCCAGTAACTTTGCGTGCCTCATCTCTGGCTACTACAAGCTCTTTGTAGACCCTAAACGGACCATCTACTTTCGTACCCCTGGTCAGTCTCAGCTGACCAAGGCAG GGCTGATTGTCTTAGCTGCCATTACACCTGAGTCATCACTGGACTCAGGCCATGAGACCAACTCCTCTGAATTGACAGATGTTTCTGAAATGGTGTCGGCTAtgaagcagaaccagaaccaggctTACCTGCTGGCTCACCATATCAACAAGGAACGTATCCTCTGCCGCCGTGACTTTCCCCTTGCTATCCCTGGATGCACTGCGAAGACCATAGGGAGTGGAGCCTTCTCTGTGGGGCAGATTCGTGCTGGCTGTCCACCCAAGCAAGTAATCCTCAGCAAGACTGTTCCCTTTAAAGTCAGCCCCAACCAAGAATCGGCAATACTCAGTGTTATGACAGAGCAGGGGAGCAATCAAGACACTACTCAGACTGAacagaaagcagaaataaaagcaaactcCGAGTCCACCAAAGCAAATACTCCTGATCCCCCTTCAAAGCCACCTGAAGAACTTAAAGTGTCTGATGCTTCACTGGCAGCTCAAGTCAGTAAAGATCACAAGTTATCAAATTCTTCAGCGGAGACGCTGAGCCAAAATCTTTCTGATGGTATAAAGGGGAAGACAACAGGACTTCTTAATACAGACGCAACAAACAAAGCCTTACCTATCCTCTTGCCTGTGGACAGAACTGCCTCTGCCAAGAGTTCACCCTCTAATATGTGCCAAGATGCCAAGACTGCCTCTAGCAAGACCATGAAGCCTTCAAGCTCTACAGAACTTCTGCCAGTTGATGACCTTTTCTGCACATGCCCAGTACAACAGGAGCCTGGCCCTCAACTAAGACTAAAAGACCCACAGGTTCAGAAGATAGTGGTGTTTCAATCCTCCTCGCCCACAGACGATGAGCGTCTTCAGGCCAAAGGCCTCCAGCTGGCTAACAGCAAAGAGAATGCAGTGAGAGCAGGAGTAGATCCTAGTTTAGCAAAACCAAGCCCACAAATACAAACCAAGTACTCCCCTCGTTTGCCCtcaaaagcagagagaaaagaagcagcTGAAAGCAAGACTGAGAGTGCCCAGGGCAAATCCCACCCTGAGTCACAGAAATGCCCCATAAAATCATTACCTATTTTAGATGATCCAACCACCCCTAGCCCTTCTGTGGACAAAGTCTCCACTCTTCCagccagagacacaaaaaagcaaGGCAGTGGTAAGGGAAAGTCCCAGCGCAGTGCTCCTTTCTTGAGCTTTCGAAACCTTCTTTCAGCTACATTTCCAGCAAGAATGCGAAGAGAAACAGATGAGCGAAGGGCTCAGTTGCAGAAAGTCCGCCAATATGAGCTTGAGTTTTTAGAGGAGTTGCTGAAACCCAAGTCATCACAGGGAGAATTTTTGCCCCAAGGATCCTCACCTGTTCCCTCAGGCACTCCTTGTGCCTGCCAGCTCCGCACCAGTCCTGTCCTAAAGGCCCCAGGGATCTCCAGGGAGCAGCGACGCAGTTGTGATTGCAAGCGAATGTGCAGGGGCATGCGGCTACCTGACACGCCAGTTGGTtccacaacagagacacaaaacagaggcagagagagaactATCTCGAAGACTCCTCCAGCAGTCTCCAAAGCCCCTCACGCTCAAGGTGCAACAAGGAGACCTCAGACCTTAGAGATTAAGACTACACGAATACGATCTACCAGCCTTGAGTCAAGAGAGCCTCGGGGAGAACAGGGCTCCTGCTTGCCCACCTGTACTTCGGAAACAGATTGCATGGGAGCTCCACAGTATAAGAAGCTTCAGAGGCGATACAGCATTGGAGAGCTCGATAACAGCACGAGCACACCTGTGTATGCTGAGGTGAAGCCCAAAGCAAAGAGTCTGGAAAAGGAGATGGAGAGAGTGAGGGCCACAGGCCTGAGGCTCCCCACCCCAGTAGAGCCAGTCCACACTCAGTCTCACCAGGCAGAGGGGAAGGGGAAAAGGggtgtgtttttcattcaggGAGAGGAACTTCTGCGTGAAAGCAAAGAAGGGACTGGGGAGGTGTTGCTCACCCTGCCCTGTGAAGACAGTGATGACAAGGATAAATGCTGCTCATTCTGTTTCTGCTACAGGAAATGTGAGGCAGCAGATGAAAGCAGCGAGAAAGATGAACTTTCATACTCCATACCCCTTCAAGTCCTTCCAGGCATGGAGCTGGACTCACGTACCTTCCCAGTCGTAAGTAAAACGCTCCAAGTTCTTAATGCAGAGGACTGCAGtggggaggaagaagaggaggaagaggaggagccacAGGCTCAGGAGATTGACCTAAGAGCCTGTGGTACACTGGAGGGAAGTCTAGCACGAGTACAGGATCTGCAGGGGAAAACATTCAGCCTGCCTGATGGTTTCCTAAATGCCCAACTGGATGCTAATGAATTGCTAGCTATCCTGCGCCAATGTGCTAACAGCCCCCAAGCTGAGGGTGAGGCACGTCTTCAGCCCTCACGGATTGCAGAGTACAAACAGGAGCTGGCAGTGCGCTTCAAAGAATTCAGAGCATCGTGTCGGAGAGTGGCAAGTGTTGAAAAAAGCCCAACACGTATGCTCGCTGTTGTCTCAGCTAGCTTTCAAGTGTTGTGTGAACTAACTCAGACTTTCATCAAATTGGTGAGAGGGGTTCGTTCAGAAACCCAAAGGTTGCAGCTGTTGAGAAAAGTCGAGGAAGTAGCTATCAACTACACTTTGCTTCTGCGTGCAGCAGAAGAGTCAATGGGGCATTCAAGCAGCTTGCCAACAAAGACAGTGAGCCCTCAAGTTTCCTCCAACACCAACAACATGAGCTCACTCACTCGACCCATCAAAACTCTGCCTGCCCAATAA